A genome region from Salvia splendens isolate huo1 chromosome 19, SspV2, whole genome shotgun sequence includes the following:
- the LOC121780191 gene encoding golgin candidate 5-like isoform X4 — MAWFSGKVSLGNLDFTGAVNKLSESVKNIEKNFDSALGLEEKSDADAAAAAAAAPSDSEASGLWPLATDRKALFEPIIGLMGQRGDEDTVESSDMSEALDPTSSIKEKQVEDDNSVNQVSEVITGGEEVKEELRNAEVETGPEEEIKDTSGEAKENTGSDHSEDEVVSPPILDDASEQKSEEEHTESTSNLQEEERLEVLPTSSETLQPGSTDNLQEEKGSEDISSTLSESLQPESVSPGDTVGASASLSINDATSLSKSIDDENAKRQDVEDVFPAQTLDGSPQSPDENRETHVTDVPVSTIEAEDRSNDNLPGLQYNEVEASKAASDLVTPLNDAISDSVELKQAMEKDTDVKERMSSASNSSNIADSVAEHDKVMKEMKMMEAALHGAARQAQAKADEIARLMNENEQLKTVIDELKRKTNEAEIESLREEYHQRVAVLERKVYALTRERDTLRREQNKKSDAAALLKEKDEIINQVMAEGEQLSKKQAAQEGHIRKLRAQIRELEEEKKGFLTKIQVEENTVESLKRDKAETENLLQETVEKHQAELAAQKDYYTNALTAAKEAVTLAEARANTEARAELESRLREAEERESMLVQTLEGLRQTLTRTEQQAVFREDMLRKDIEDLQKRYQASERRCEELITQVPDSTRPLLRQIEAMQETAARRAEAWAAVERSLNSRLQEAEANAAAAEEKERSISERLTQTLSRINVLEAQISCLRAEQTQLTRSLEKERHKAAEHRQEYLALKEEADTNESRVNQLEEELKELRRKHKEELHDALMHQELLQQELDREKAARLDQERATRVQSSTVPDQVPIARQKSTAFDSNLTRKISSASSLSSVEESFFLQTTLGSSETFSENRSVGDGAVSPYYMKSVTSNTFEAALRQKEGELASYASRLASLESIRDSLAEELVKLTAECEKLRTEAATLPGIRAELEALRRRHSAALELMGERDEELEELRADIVDLKEMYREQVNMLVNKIHILSSSMAAP; from the exons ATGGCGTGGTTCAGTGGGAAAGTTTCGTTGGGGAACTTAGATTTTACCGGGGCGGTGAATAAGCTGAGTGAAAGTGTGAAGAACATCGAGAAGAACTTCGATAGTGCGCTTGGACTCGAGGAGAAATCGGATGCTGATGCTGCGGCTGCAGCTGCAGCTGCTCCTAGTGACAGTGAGG CATCAGGACTATGGCCTTTAGCTACTGACAGGAAGGCGTTATTCGAACCTATTATTGGGTTGATGGGTCAGAGAGGTGACGAAGATACTGTCGAGTCATCAGACATGTCCGAAGCTTTAGATCCTACATCCTCTATCAAGGAAAAACAAGTTGAGGATGACAACTCAGTTAATCAAGTGAGTGAAGTAATTACTGGAGGAGAAGAAGTAAAGGAAGAATTGAGAAATGCAGAAGTGGAAACAGGACCTGAAGAGGAAATAAAGGATACCAGTGGTGAGGCAAAAGAGAATACTGGTTCTGACCACAGTGAAGATGAAGTGGTTTCACCTCCAATTCTTGATGATGCTTCTGAACAAAAATCTGAAGAGGAGCATACAGAATCTACAAGCAACCTTCAAGAGGAGGAGAGGTTAGAAGTACTTCCTACGTCGTCAGAGACTCTGCAACCTGGATCCACTGACAATCTTCAGGAGGAGAAGGGGTCAGAGGACATATCTTCTACATTGTCGGAGTCACTACAACCAGAATCTGTAAGTCCTGGAGATACTGTAGGAGCTAGTGCTTCTCTTTCTATTAATGATGCTACTAGTTTGTCTAAGAGCATAGATGATGAAAATGCCAAACGACAAGATGTTGAAGATGTTTTTCCAGCCCAAACACTTGATGGTTCTCCTCAAAGCCCAGATGAAAACAGAGAAACACATGTCACAGATGTTCCTGTTAGCACCATAGAAGCAGAAGATAGATCTAATGACAATCTTCCTGGTTTACAATATAATGAGGTGGAGGCTTCAAAAGCAGCCTCAGATTTGGTCACACCTCTCAATGATGCAATCTCTGATTCAGTTGAGCTAAAGCAGGCCATGGAAAAAGATACTGATGTAAAGGAGCGGATGAGTTCTGCAAGCAACTCATCTAATATTGCAGATTCTGTGGCTGAACACGATAAAGTGATGAAGGAAATGAAAATGATGGAAGCTGCATTGCATGGAGCTGCTAGACAAGCTCAG GCCAAGGCTGATGAAATTGCAAGGTTGATGAATGAAAACGAGCAGCTTAAAACTGTAATTGATGAATTGAAG AGAAAAacaaatgaagctgaaattgaATCTCTACGAGAGGAGTATCATCAAAGGGTGGCAGTACTtgagagaaag GTTTATGCTCTCACTAGGGAAAGGGATACACTGCGCAGAgaacaaaataagaaaagtGATGCTGCAGCTCTTCTGAAAGAAAAGGATGAAATAATCAACCAAGTGATGGCCGAAG GTGAACAGCTCTCAAAAAAGCAAGCTGCTCAGGAAGGTCATATCAGAAAGTTGAGGGCACAG ATCAGAGAGCTTGAGGAAGAGAAGAAAGGATTCCTTACGAAGATACAG GTTGAAGAGAATACAGTAGAGAGCTTGAAAAGAGACAAGGCAGAAACTGAAAATTTGCTTCAAGAAACTGTAGAAAAGCATCAAGCTGAACTTGCAGCTCAAAAAGATTACTACACTAATGCTCTTACTGCAGCAAAAGAAGCTGTAACATTAGCAGAGGCACGTGCAAATACTGAAGCGAGAGCTGAACTAGAAAGTCGTCTAAGAGAGGCTGAGGAGCGTGAAAGTATGTTAGTTCAAACTCTTGAAGGATTAAGGCAAACACTGACCAGAACGGAGCAGCAG GCAGTATTTAGAGAAGATATGCTTCGTAAGGATATTGAAGATCTTCAAAAGCGATATCAA GCTAGTGAGCGTAGGTGCGAGGAGTTAATAACTCAAGTTCCCGACTCTACCAGACCTCTTTTAAGGCAGATTGAAGCAATGCAG GAAACAGCCGCCAGAAGGGCTGAAGCATGGGCTGCTGTAGAGAGATCTCTAAACTCACGACTTCAG GAAGCAGAGGCAAATGCTGCTGCTGCAGAGGAAAAGGAGCGTTCTATCAGTGAACGTTTAACTCAAACTTTGTCTCGAATAAATGTACTTGAAGCTCAG ATATCATGCCTTAGAGCTGAGCAGACTCAGCTGACAAGATCTCTTGAAAAGGAGAGACATAAAGCAGCTGAACATAGGCAGGAATATCTTGCTTTGAAGGAGGAAGCTGACACCAATGAAAGTCGTGTGAATCAGCTCGAAGAAGAACTGAAAGAACTGAGGAGAAAACATAAGGAGGAGTTGCATGATGCACTGATGCATCAAGAGCTTCTTCAACAG GAGCTGGACCGGGAAAAGGCTGCCCGTTTGGATCAGGAAAGGGCTACCCGAGTTCAGTCTTCTACTGTACCTGATCAAGTTCCCATAGCTAGGCAGAAGTCAACTGCATTTGATA GTAACTTGACTCGTAAGATTTCGAGTGCAAGCAGCTTGAGCAGTGTGGAAGAAAGTTTTTTCTTGCAGACAACTTTGGGCTCATCAGAAACCTTTTCTGAAAATAGAAGTGTTGGGGATGGTGCGGTGAGTCCATATTATATGAAGAGTGTGACATCTAACACATTTGAAGCTGCCCTTCGTCAAAAGGAGGGAGAACTTGCATCTTATGCTTCAAGATTG GCTTCTTTGGAATCCATTCGTGACTCGCTTGCAGAAGAATTAGTCAAACTGACAGCAGAG TGTGAAAAGTTACGGACAGAAGCTGCTACACTACCAGGAATACGAGCAGAATTAGAAGCACTTAGAAGGAGACACTCAGCTGCACTGGAGTTGATGGGAGAACGTGATGAAGAG TTGGAAGAACTCCGCGCCGATATTGTTGATCTAAAGGAGATGTACAGGGAGCAAGTAAACATGCTAGTGAATAAG ATTCACATACTAAGTTCATCAATGGCTGCTCCATGA
- the LOC121780191 gene encoding golgin candidate 5-like isoform X1, translating to MAWFSGKVSLGNLDFTGAVNKLSESVKNIEKNFDSALGLEEKSDADAAAAAAAAPSDSEASGLWPLATDRKALFEPIIGLMGQRGDEDTVESSDMSEALDPTSSIKEKQVEDDNSVNQVSEVITGGEEVKEELRNAEVETGPEEEIKDTSGEAKENTGSDHSEDEVVSPPILDDASEQKSEEEHTESTSNLQEEERLEVLPTSSETLQPGSTDNLQEEKGSEDISSTLSESLQPESVSPGDTVGASASLSINDATSLSKSIDDENAKRQDVEDVFPAQTLDGSPQSPDENRETHVTDVPVSTIEAEDRSNDNLPGLQYNEVEASKAASDLVTPLNDAISDSVELKQAMEKDTDVKERMSSASNSSNIADSVAEHDKVMKEMKMMEAALHGAARQAQAKADEIARLMNENEQLKTVIDELKRKTNEAEIESLREEYHQRVAVLERKVYALTRERDTLRREQNKKSDAAALLKEKDEIINQVMAEGEQLSKKQAAQEGHIRKLRAQIRELEEEKKGFLTKIQVEENTVESLKRDKAETENLLQETVEKHQAELAAQKDYYTNALTAAKEAVTLAEARANTEARAELESRLREAEERESMLVQTLEGLRQTLTRTEQQAVFREDMLRKDIEDLQKRYQASERRCEELITQVPDSTRPLLRQIEAMQETAARRAEAWAAVERSLNSRLQEAEANAAAAEEKERSISERLTQTLSRINVLEAQISCLRAEQTQLTRSLEKERHKAAEHRQEYLALKEEADTNESRVNQLEEELKELRRKHKEELHDALMHQELLQQELDREKAARLDQERATRVQSSTVPDQVPIARQKSTAFDSAGNLTRKISSASSLSSVEESFFLQTTLGSSETFSENRSVGDGAVSPYYMKSVTSNTFEAALRQKEGELASYASRLASLESIRDSLAEELVKLTAECEKLRTEAATLPGIRAELEALRRRHSAALELMGERDEELEELRADIVDLKEMYREQVNMLVNKIHILSSSMAAP from the exons ATGGCGTGGTTCAGTGGGAAAGTTTCGTTGGGGAACTTAGATTTTACCGGGGCGGTGAATAAGCTGAGTGAAAGTGTGAAGAACATCGAGAAGAACTTCGATAGTGCGCTTGGACTCGAGGAGAAATCGGATGCTGATGCTGCGGCTGCAGCTGCAGCTGCTCCTAGTGACAGTGAGG CATCAGGACTATGGCCTTTAGCTACTGACAGGAAGGCGTTATTCGAACCTATTATTGGGTTGATGGGTCAGAGAGGTGACGAAGATACTGTCGAGTCATCAGACATGTCCGAAGCTTTAGATCCTACATCCTCTATCAAGGAAAAACAAGTTGAGGATGACAACTCAGTTAATCAAGTGAGTGAAGTAATTACTGGAGGAGAAGAAGTAAAGGAAGAATTGAGAAATGCAGAAGTGGAAACAGGACCTGAAGAGGAAATAAAGGATACCAGTGGTGAGGCAAAAGAGAATACTGGTTCTGACCACAGTGAAGATGAAGTGGTTTCACCTCCAATTCTTGATGATGCTTCTGAACAAAAATCTGAAGAGGAGCATACAGAATCTACAAGCAACCTTCAAGAGGAGGAGAGGTTAGAAGTACTTCCTACGTCGTCAGAGACTCTGCAACCTGGATCCACTGACAATCTTCAGGAGGAGAAGGGGTCAGAGGACATATCTTCTACATTGTCGGAGTCACTACAACCAGAATCTGTAAGTCCTGGAGATACTGTAGGAGCTAGTGCTTCTCTTTCTATTAATGATGCTACTAGTTTGTCTAAGAGCATAGATGATGAAAATGCCAAACGACAAGATGTTGAAGATGTTTTTCCAGCCCAAACACTTGATGGTTCTCCTCAAAGCCCAGATGAAAACAGAGAAACACATGTCACAGATGTTCCTGTTAGCACCATAGAAGCAGAAGATAGATCTAATGACAATCTTCCTGGTTTACAATATAATGAGGTGGAGGCTTCAAAAGCAGCCTCAGATTTGGTCACACCTCTCAATGATGCAATCTCTGATTCAGTTGAGCTAAAGCAGGCCATGGAAAAAGATACTGATGTAAAGGAGCGGATGAGTTCTGCAAGCAACTCATCTAATATTGCAGATTCTGTGGCTGAACACGATAAAGTGATGAAGGAAATGAAAATGATGGAAGCTGCATTGCATGGAGCTGCTAGACAAGCTCAG GCCAAGGCTGATGAAATTGCAAGGTTGATGAATGAAAACGAGCAGCTTAAAACTGTAATTGATGAATTGAAG AGAAAAacaaatgaagctgaaattgaATCTCTACGAGAGGAGTATCATCAAAGGGTGGCAGTACTtgagagaaag GTTTATGCTCTCACTAGGGAAAGGGATACACTGCGCAGAgaacaaaataagaaaagtGATGCTGCAGCTCTTCTGAAAGAAAAGGATGAAATAATCAACCAAGTGATGGCCGAAG GTGAACAGCTCTCAAAAAAGCAAGCTGCTCAGGAAGGTCATATCAGAAAGTTGAGGGCACAG ATCAGAGAGCTTGAGGAAGAGAAGAAAGGATTCCTTACGAAGATACAG GTTGAAGAGAATACAGTAGAGAGCTTGAAAAGAGACAAGGCAGAAACTGAAAATTTGCTTCAAGAAACTGTAGAAAAGCATCAAGCTGAACTTGCAGCTCAAAAAGATTACTACACTAATGCTCTTACTGCAGCAAAAGAAGCTGTAACATTAGCAGAGGCACGTGCAAATACTGAAGCGAGAGCTGAACTAGAAAGTCGTCTAAGAGAGGCTGAGGAGCGTGAAAGTATGTTAGTTCAAACTCTTGAAGGATTAAGGCAAACACTGACCAGAACGGAGCAGCAG GCAGTATTTAGAGAAGATATGCTTCGTAAGGATATTGAAGATCTTCAAAAGCGATATCAA GCTAGTGAGCGTAGGTGCGAGGAGTTAATAACTCAAGTTCCCGACTCTACCAGACCTCTTTTAAGGCAGATTGAAGCAATGCAG GAAACAGCCGCCAGAAGGGCTGAAGCATGGGCTGCTGTAGAGAGATCTCTAAACTCACGACTTCAG GAAGCAGAGGCAAATGCTGCTGCTGCAGAGGAAAAGGAGCGTTCTATCAGTGAACGTTTAACTCAAACTTTGTCTCGAATAAATGTACTTGAAGCTCAG ATATCATGCCTTAGAGCTGAGCAGACTCAGCTGACAAGATCTCTTGAAAAGGAGAGACATAAAGCAGCTGAACATAGGCAGGAATATCTTGCTTTGAAGGAGGAAGCTGACACCAATGAAAGTCGTGTGAATCAGCTCGAAGAAGAACTGAAAGAACTGAGGAGAAAACATAAGGAGGAGTTGCATGATGCACTGATGCATCAAGAGCTTCTTCAACAG GAGCTGGACCGGGAAAAGGCTGCCCGTTTGGATCAGGAAAGGGCTACCCGAGTTCAGTCTTCTACTGTACCTGATCAAGTTCCCATAGCTAGGCAGAAGTCAACTGCATTTGATAGTG CAGGTAACTTGACTCGTAAGATTTCGAGTGCAAGCAGCTTGAGCAGTGTGGAAGAAAGTTTTTTCTTGCAGACAACTTTGGGCTCATCAGAAACCTTTTCTGAAAATAGAAGTGTTGGGGATGGTGCGGTGAGTCCATATTATATGAAGAGTGTGACATCTAACACATTTGAAGCTGCCCTTCGTCAAAAGGAGGGAGAACTTGCATCTTATGCTTCAAGATTG GCTTCTTTGGAATCCATTCGTGACTCGCTTGCAGAAGAATTAGTCAAACTGACAGCAGAG TGTGAAAAGTTACGGACAGAAGCTGCTACACTACCAGGAATACGAGCAGAATTAGAAGCACTTAGAAGGAGACACTCAGCTGCACTGGAGTTGATGGGAGAACGTGATGAAGAG TTGGAAGAACTCCGCGCCGATATTGTTGATCTAAAGGAGATGTACAGGGAGCAAGTAAACATGCTAGTGAATAAG ATTCACATACTAAGTTCATCAATGGCTGCTCCATGA
- the LOC121780191 gene encoding golgin candidate 5-like isoform X3 — MAWFSGKVSLGNLDFTGAVNKLSESVKNIEKNFDSALGLEEKSDADAAAAAAAAPSDSEASGLWPLATDRKALFEPIIGLMGQRGDEDTVESSDMSEALDPTSSIKEKQVEDDNSVNQVSEVITGGEEVKEELRNAEVETGPEEEIKDTSGEAKENTGSDHSEDEVVSPPILDDASEQKSEEEHTESTSNLQEEERLEVLPTSSETLQPGSTDNLQEEKGSEDISSTLSESLQPESVSPGDTVGASASLSINDATSLSKSIDDENAKRQDVEDVFPAQTLDGSPQSPDENRETHVTDVPVSTIEAEDRSNDNLPGLQYNEVEASKAASDLVTPLNDAISDSVELKQAMEKDTDVKERMSSASNSSNIADSVAEHDKVMKEMKMMEAALHGAARQAQAKADEIARLMNENEQLKTVIDELKRKTNEAEIESLREEYHQRVAVLERKVYALTRERDTLRREQNKKSDAAALLKEKDEIINQVMAEGEQLSKKQAAQEGHIRKLRAQIRELEEEKKGFLTKIQVEENTVESLKRDKAETENLLQETVEKHQAELAAQKDYYTNALTAAKEAVTLAEARANTEARAELESRLREAEERESMLVQTLEGLRQTLTRTEQQAVFREDMLRKDIEDLQKRYQASERRCEELITQVPDSTRPLLRQIEAMQETAARRAEAWAAVERSLNSRLQEAEANAAAAEEKERSISERLTQTLSRINVLEAQISCLRAEQTQLTRSLEKERHKAAEHRQEYLALKEEADTNESRVNQLEEELKELRRKHKEELHDALMHQELLQQELDREKAARLDQERATRVQSSTVPDQVPIARQKSTAFDTGNLTRKISSASSLSSVEESFFLQTTLGSSETFSENRSVGDGAVSPYYMKSVTSNTFEAALRQKEGELASYASRLASLESIRDSLAEELVKLTAECEKLRTEAATLPGIRAELEALRRRHSAALELMGERDEELEELRADIVDLKEMYREQVNMLVNKIHILSSSMAAP; from the exons ATGGCGTGGTTCAGTGGGAAAGTTTCGTTGGGGAACTTAGATTTTACCGGGGCGGTGAATAAGCTGAGTGAAAGTGTGAAGAACATCGAGAAGAACTTCGATAGTGCGCTTGGACTCGAGGAGAAATCGGATGCTGATGCTGCGGCTGCAGCTGCAGCTGCTCCTAGTGACAGTGAGG CATCAGGACTATGGCCTTTAGCTACTGACAGGAAGGCGTTATTCGAACCTATTATTGGGTTGATGGGTCAGAGAGGTGACGAAGATACTGTCGAGTCATCAGACATGTCCGAAGCTTTAGATCCTACATCCTCTATCAAGGAAAAACAAGTTGAGGATGACAACTCAGTTAATCAAGTGAGTGAAGTAATTACTGGAGGAGAAGAAGTAAAGGAAGAATTGAGAAATGCAGAAGTGGAAACAGGACCTGAAGAGGAAATAAAGGATACCAGTGGTGAGGCAAAAGAGAATACTGGTTCTGACCACAGTGAAGATGAAGTGGTTTCACCTCCAATTCTTGATGATGCTTCTGAACAAAAATCTGAAGAGGAGCATACAGAATCTACAAGCAACCTTCAAGAGGAGGAGAGGTTAGAAGTACTTCCTACGTCGTCAGAGACTCTGCAACCTGGATCCACTGACAATCTTCAGGAGGAGAAGGGGTCAGAGGACATATCTTCTACATTGTCGGAGTCACTACAACCAGAATCTGTAAGTCCTGGAGATACTGTAGGAGCTAGTGCTTCTCTTTCTATTAATGATGCTACTAGTTTGTCTAAGAGCATAGATGATGAAAATGCCAAACGACAAGATGTTGAAGATGTTTTTCCAGCCCAAACACTTGATGGTTCTCCTCAAAGCCCAGATGAAAACAGAGAAACACATGTCACAGATGTTCCTGTTAGCACCATAGAAGCAGAAGATAGATCTAATGACAATCTTCCTGGTTTACAATATAATGAGGTGGAGGCTTCAAAAGCAGCCTCAGATTTGGTCACACCTCTCAATGATGCAATCTCTGATTCAGTTGAGCTAAAGCAGGCCATGGAAAAAGATACTGATGTAAAGGAGCGGATGAGTTCTGCAAGCAACTCATCTAATATTGCAGATTCTGTGGCTGAACACGATAAAGTGATGAAGGAAATGAAAATGATGGAAGCTGCATTGCATGGAGCTGCTAGACAAGCTCAG GCCAAGGCTGATGAAATTGCAAGGTTGATGAATGAAAACGAGCAGCTTAAAACTGTAATTGATGAATTGAAG AGAAAAacaaatgaagctgaaattgaATCTCTACGAGAGGAGTATCATCAAAGGGTGGCAGTACTtgagagaaag GTTTATGCTCTCACTAGGGAAAGGGATACACTGCGCAGAgaacaaaataagaaaagtGATGCTGCAGCTCTTCTGAAAGAAAAGGATGAAATAATCAACCAAGTGATGGCCGAAG GTGAACAGCTCTCAAAAAAGCAAGCTGCTCAGGAAGGTCATATCAGAAAGTTGAGGGCACAG ATCAGAGAGCTTGAGGAAGAGAAGAAAGGATTCCTTACGAAGATACAG GTTGAAGAGAATACAGTAGAGAGCTTGAAAAGAGACAAGGCAGAAACTGAAAATTTGCTTCAAGAAACTGTAGAAAAGCATCAAGCTGAACTTGCAGCTCAAAAAGATTACTACACTAATGCTCTTACTGCAGCAAAAGAAGCTGTAACATTAGCAGAGGCACGTGCAAATACTGAAGCGAGAGCTGAACTAGAAAGTCGTCTAAGAGAGGCTGAGGAGCGTGAAAGTATGTTAGTTCAAACTCTTGAAGGATTAAGGCAAACACTGACCAGAACGGAGCAGCAG GCAGTATTTAGAGAAGATATGCTTCGTAAGGATATTGAAGATCTTCAAAAGCGATATCAA GCTAGTGAGCGTAGGTGCGAGGAGTTAATAACTCAAGTTCCCGACTCTACCAGACCTCTTTTAAGGCAGATTGAAGCAATGCAG GAAACAGCCGCCAGAAGGGCTGAAGCATGGGCTGCTGTAGAGAGATCTCTAAACTCACGACTTCAG GAAGCAGAGGCAAATGCTGCTGCTGCAGAGGAAAAGGAGCGTTCTATCAGTGAACGTTTAACTCAAACTTTGTCTCGAATAAATGTACTTGAAGCTCAG ATATCATGCCTTAGAGCTGAGCAGACTCAGCTGACAAGATCTCTTGAAAAGGAGAGACATAAAGCAGCTGAACATAGGCAGGAATATCTTGCTTTGAAGGAGGAAGCTGACACCAATGAAAGTCGTGTGAATCAGCTCGAAGAAGAACTGAAAGAACTGAGGAGAAAACATAAGGAGGAGTTGCATGATGCACTGATGCATCAAGAGCTTCTTCAACAG GAGCTGGACCGGGAAAAGGCTGCCCGTTTGGATCAGGAAAGGGCTACCCGAGTTCAGTCTTCTACTGTACCTGATCAAGTTCCCATAGCTAGGCAGAAGTCAACTGCATTTGATA CAGGTAACTTGACTCGTAAGATTTCGAGTGCAAGCAGCTTGAGCAGTGTGGAAGAAAGTTTTTTCTTGCAGACAACTTTGGGCTCATCAGAAACCTTTTCTGAAAATAGAAGTGTTGGGGATGGTGCGGTGAGTCCATATTATATGAAGAGTGTGACATCTAACACATTTGAAGCTGCCCTTCGTCAAAAGGAGGGAGAACTTGCATCTTATGCTTCAAGATTG GCTTCTTTGGAATCCATTCGTGACTCGCTTGCAGAAGAATTAGTCAAACTGACAGCAGAG TGTGAAAAGTTACGGACAGAAGCTGCTACACTACCAGGAATACGAGCAGAATTAGAAGCACTTAGAAGGAGACACTCAGCTGCACTGGAGTTGATGGGAGAACGTGATGAAGAG TTGGAAGAACTCCGCGCCGATATTGTTGATCTAAAGGAGATGTACAGGGAGCAAGTAAACATGCTAGTGAATAAG ATTCACATACTAAGTTCATCAATGGCTGCTCCATGA